GAGCTCGCCCTTAAACTGGCGCAGTTAATCAGTGGCAATTCGGCAAAATTCATTGAACGCCAGCAACAGTTAAAACAGGCACAAGCCGATATGAAGGCGGCGGATGACGAACTAACCTCTCTGGAAACTCAAGCCACTGAATTAACGACGCAAATTGCAGAACAACAGCAAAAACACCAGGACTTGGAAGAGGAGAACCAAACGTTGACGGAAAAACGAGATGAACTAAAAAGGCTGCTTGAAGAAATGCTCGCTGAAATTGAAGCCGCCAAAGTCGATGCCGATGAAAAACGTCAGCAAGAGCAGCAACAACCCCAAACAACCACAAGTGAAACCACTGCAGCCAATGATGGGGACAATACCCCAACAGATGAAGACGACGAAGAGCAGCGCTTGGTTAAAATCCTCGAAGATATTTTAGCGGGTAAATACGACCATTTAGGCTCATTTGGGATTTTCGATACGCTAGAGCCACCAGCAGACCGATTAATCGAAATGGGATTAGGTGAAAAATACGACGAGTTAATTGGCAAAGTCGCTGAATATTATGCACGCAAAGATGCTGAAGAACACCCGCTGTAATAGGAGTGATTAATGCATGGCCCTAGGTATTGAAAAATTACGTTACGCCAAACAACTGAAAAAACTGCAAGAAAAAGCTTTTAATGACAACACCAAAGGGATTGAAAAGCTTAAGCTGGTAAAAGAAATTAAAGTGGTGCGTGAAGCATTAGCGGTGAATAGCAAAACCACCGTTAGTCGTTTTCAGCAGTTATTGGCAGGTGAGTTTAATAAACTAGCCCCCAAAGCATTTATCAAAATGGTTAAGTCCATCGTAGTGGATGAAGAAGCAAACATTGATGAAATTAAACAACCGGTCGTCGACTATTTAATTAATCACCTCAACCTAAAAGCGGCTTAACTATGAATGCTGTGTTTAAGCCGATTACACAAGCGGTTAGCTGGTCAGGCATCGAGGAGGCATTTTTTCTGCTGCTGGATACACCGCCAACAAAAAGCGTTTTTCAGGTAATGGAGGCAATAGACATACTCAAACAAACACCACTGGGTGAATTTGACCAACACACGCAAGCTGCCTGGCTCAAACTGAATTATTGGCGGCGTCGACTGGACGTTAACCCTGATGAGTCATTAACTCAACTGATCATGCGACAGACACCATTTGGGGATTTGGAAGGTTTACTTAATCAATGGGGACCACCGGATGATATTGGCCAAGCCCAACTGGAAAAAAACAGAGCCCAGGGTAAACAGCTTCGCGAGCAACTGATTAATCCGGAAAATGCTCAGTTAGCCAATGAAATACAACAGTTACAAGATACCTTAGAACAAATTAAAACCCCTTTCGAAAAATCCCATCAGGAAATTAACCAAATTATCGCTGATATTAAAAAGGAACATGGGTTAACCCAAATGCGACTGGAATTAGACGTTGAAATTAGTGTGTTCAACAATAAAGTCAGGCGTCGAAATCGCAACTATGATGCATTACTAAAAGAAGAACAGACAATTCGCGCTAAAGCCGATCACTATCAGCAATTAGTGAATCAATACATTAAACCCGTTAAAGATGAGTGGAAGCAAACATCACTTTACAAACCAGATGAAACCACCAAAAAACAAGTCATTGAGACACAACAGACGATTAACCAAAAAGCCGAACAATTGATGCAAACGGTTTATGACCAGCTGATCAACCAATCCAATATCTCCGCGCAGGCAGCTCAGCAATGGGCAAAAGAGCAGTCTATTTCAACAGCCGTTATAAGCCGACTGAAAAAAGCCGGTTACAGTAAAACGCAACTTTTAACTGATATGGCGGAGTTTTATCGACTGACTAATGGCCGGTTATCGCAAGTGTCACTTGTCAGTGATGGGCGCAATCGAGCTGCCGCTAATGTCACGGATGGTGTCGTGTTTGTGGATGGTGAGTTTGATAAGCGCACGTTATTTCATGAGATGGCTCATGTACTAGAAAACGATCCGGTAACAAAAGCCACAGCACAGCAGTTTGTTGAATCACGCCGTGAGGGGCCACCCCAGTCCTTAATGAAAATGACAGGCAATTCTAATTACCGGCCTGATGAAGTGGCTTACCCAGACTCATTTATCAACCCCTATGTAGGTAAATATTATCGTGATGGCTGTACAGAAGTGATGTCGATGGGGTTAGAGCACTTTGCGTCTTCAATAAAATTATATGAATTATTCAATCAAGATCCGGATATGTTTGATTGCCTGTTGGGCTTTTTAAACAATACTTCCGCACCAGAGCAAGACCTTTTTAAACAAATCCGCCAGCAACACAGCACTGACCATGATTTTTATGAGCAGCTGTTTAAGCGTGTGAAACCGATTAAAATTACTGAAGAAACGATCACCACAGGCCCTTTGACCGGTTATCAATTTTTGAATTCAAGCGCCAGGGACCACCAAACAAAACGCAAGAAAACCGGACGGTTAGTCATTGCACCACATGGCGACAATGACTTTATGGCATCAGCGTTAGAGGCTAAAGCCTGGGCTTATTTACACCAGTTGCATCAGCAGGGCATTCAATCTCAACCAATCAAAAACTTAAAAAAACTGATTACCCATCGCCAGGCACCTGACTGGTTTAAGCCTGGGATGATCATTCCTACATTAACAAGTTAACGGCTTAATACAACAGAAGACATAGCCAATTTATGTATCGGTTTAAAATTCAGCATTATTTAGGTGGTCCCCTCATCATCACACTGGATGCCGAATGGGAACAAAAAGCAACAGCAACAATAGAAGGTCCAGACTTTGATAGCTTCTTAGTCATGGATTATATGCAACACCACGGGTATACCCCCTTTGGCAAAACCGCAGCATTTCCACAACTAGCCCCTATGGATATTCACTGTACCTATTCCACGGCGCCTGAATTTGAGTTTGAAATACTCGAAGGGGATTTACTGCCCTACCCACCGTCACCCGGTTTATCAAAAGACAGTCTGCCTCCGGCAGAATACTACGACCATTTATTCCCCGCCTATAAACAAAAAATACCCTTTAAGTCATTTGAGGTGTATATCACTCAGCAACCTGGCGATACCCTAACAGGGTTTACTGACAATGGTAAGCCTTGGCATCGAGAAGTAACGTACCCACTCGGCTATATACGTGATACCAGCCAATCTGTTTTCCTGGATGTTATCATTGGCAATCACTCTGAGTCTGAACAGGTGTTTGTGGCAACCCCACCAGGTGAGTTTACAGTTTATATGCTGGGCTTTGATGATCAACCGAAAGCAGCAGCGGTATTTCAGCATCACTATCCCACAGCGGATCAAAAACGACTGAACTCCGTTACAGAAGCAAGTTTTACAATGATGTTAGACTTTGAGCCAGATTAACATTTCATTTTTGTTATTAACTTTTATCACCATAAATCTGCCTATTTAGATTTTACAGTTAGCTTTTTGCAGAAGTTTTTTTTATTTTGCCAAAGGTACATCTCTGACAGCACATCTAACACCGATCTATTATGATGCAGAATGACTACCTTAGCTGGAACATATATTGCGTATCAGATATCTCATTGTGAATGCGAAGAGGTGGTATAAAATGGGCTTGCTTAAAACAGTTTCAATATGTTTTGTTGGTATTCCTCTATTAGCCTCTGTTTATGGTGAAATGTCTAAGCCCAAAACACCAGAAGAAATTGCAAAACAAGCAGCCATTAAAAAAATGGAAGCTCAGCTAGCTGCAGACAAAAAAAAGCGTGAACAGTTTAAATTGAATAATCCGCAAATTGCGTTAATGCAAGATTTACGAAAAGAGCTAGATTTTTTACGAAAAAATAGTAGAACAAAAATTTCAAAAAATATTGACCTAACTAATTTAAAGATAGTATTAGCTGCTACTTACAGCCAAGCGGAGCTTGCATTGCAGTTAGACAACCACCTAGAAAAACTAAATACTGAAGAAAGAAAACTACTATCTGAATATAAACAGCGACTAGTAACTGACCAAAAATATTTGTTTCCACAACTACGTGACAAACTTGGGCCTGTATTACGTAAAAAGTTATGGAGACAAAATATTTCAGTTAAAACGATAAAATCTGGCTATCGCTATATACAGTTTTCTGGATCCTTATTTGCGTCTAATGCTGCTGTTGAAGACACCCATATAGCCATGTATGACATGTTGTGTAAAATGCGATTCAAAAAAGCAAATTATCAGTGGAGCGAGCACGCTGACTCATGGGTGTATACACTTAACAGCTATAATGATGGAGCCTTGGTCACAATGTATCAAGCTGCTTCCTGTAGAGCTTGATTACCAGGAGCTAATACGATTAGTATCAATTTTTCTGTTAGGTAGCAGACAATTTGACATACCACAGCTCCGACAAAACGGTATTGCCAGGCTCATCTGAGCGACAAGCACCTGCAATCAAAATAGGCTGATCATAGCTAATTGTTATCTGAGTGGAGACTTCGTTAGCATCTTTATTGGCCTTGGTGACATGAGCTAGGACATTTAACCACTTTTGTTGGGGATTATCCTTCACCGCTTCTAGTTTACCTGATATTCGCAGATGGTTTTCCTGGACCTTGCGCAGCAACCGAAACGATTGATCCGGCTGAACCTTAAGCTTCCCTGTTGAGATCAACTTAGCTGATTTATGTTGGGGGATTGCAGAGTCAGTTGAAGCTTGCCGACAAACATCAGCATCGTTTATTTCAACCAGAATAAACTCCAGTTGATCAGCTGGCAGCGTGCTTGATAAAAGCACGCTGCCTAACAAAATAATTCCTTTAAGCAAGTCCATTTTCCACCTGTTATTTATGACTGATTAAGTTAAATTATTTTAGCAATAATACGACTTATTTTCTTGCACAATTTTTTTATATCAGCGGTCGATTTTTCCATTCCCTTATACAATGACCGGATTGTATTTTCATGGTTGTATAAAGGTTTCCTTTGAACACGTCAGATGCTTCCTTTCAAAACATTCACACCGCCCAGTCTCTTTCCGATTTAATCAATGCCTTTTGGGGTTATCTAACACCAGTCGATCCGGTTGAACCCGAACCCACACCCGATGAATCCACGATCGAAACGACTGATACGTTATTTGGGTTACAGCAAGGGGGTAAGGTTTATCGGGAAAAAATCAATGCTCGAACCCGTGAGATTCTAGAGCGCGTCAAAGGCAACCCCAACGCCTTAACCGCGACAGATCGCGCAATTTTACGACAGTACAGTGGCCGCGGTGGTTTAAAAAATGAAGCCAGTTTGTTTGAGTATTATACCCCTACCCCGGTCGCGGAAGGTATTTGGGATGCGCTCGCCGTTAATGGCTTTGCTAACGGTAATGTCTTGGAACCCTCAACCGGTGCTGGGGTATTCAGCGCCACCAAACCCGAAGGAGTCATTATTTCCGGGGCCGAAATTGACGAAACCGCTGCTCAGGTGAATCAGCTGTTACACCCCACGGATAGTATTAAAAACCAATCCTTTGAAGAATTATGCGCCAATACCCCAGATAACAGTTTTGATTCTGTGGTGGGTAATGTGCCGTTTGGCGACGGACGACAGTTTGCCTTACATGACCCCGCTTACCGACAGGTGAAGTCAATTGAGCAGTACTTTGTGTTGCGTGCCATTGATAAAGCTAAACCGGGGGCTTTGGTTGCGTTAGTTGTCCCCCCTCGATTAATCGATAATTCGCGACTACATGCTTTCCGTGCCAAAGTCAGTAAAAAAGCAGAATTTTTAGGGGCACATAAATTACCCGCAAAAACCTTTAGTCAGCAAGGCACTGACACCGTTACTGATTTAATTGTCTTAAAAAAACACCCCTCCGATTTAATTGAAAAAATCGACACGTTATCTAAAGCGGTGTTAGAGGAAGCCAATGTTTTATGGACGCCTTTTATTAAAGGTCATTATTTTAAAGACGAAGGCAAACGCTTTATTCACCAACGCCCGGACAGTACCACCAAAGCCGCCCAACAATCCTTAAATAATACTGCGATTAAACGGGCTTTAGCCCATAAATTCACCAGTCGTATTGATTGGGATTTACTAGAAACAACCAAAGCAGTGGCCCCTCAATTTCAGAATGGTGATACCCGAGTCATTAATGGCCTGATGCACACCCTTACCGATGGCGAATGGATAGCCGCCCCTAAAGGCCAGCCCAATATCATTGATAAGTCCACCTATGGGGTTGGTTCCATTGAAGCGTTAACGGCTTTATTGGAAAGCCCTACCGGTTTACTGCAATTATCGTTTGAGCAAGCTGAATTGGCCTTTACTACCTGGCCTGAATTATTTAAACCCCACCAACGGGATGTGATCACTCATGCCCGACAACAGCCGGATACCTTACGCGAACAAGTATTGCGTGGTGGTATTCTGGGATGCCAGGTGATTCGATTAAAAAGCCAGTTGCAACAAGGCGAAACGGCTGAGGATTTAGGGGTTTTACAAGCCTTAATTAAAGCGGAATTTGAACGATACGGGCCACCGTCTCGCAGTAAAAAACTGATTGTTAAAGACAGCTCGGCTAAAGCCTGGGGCGCATTTGCCAATGCTATTGATAAAGACGGCACATTATCCCCCCTGTTACAGGGGCAGGTTACCGAACAGGCCCAAGGTTATGATCCAGGCCATGCCTTATCCATCGTTGAATATTTATTGACTGTCGAAAAGCTGCCCTTTGTGGAATTAGCCGACATTCAGCGCTTATATAACGGTTCCCCACCCATCGAAAACTTAGGGGATATTACTCGCTTTGATGCACTGGCAATTAGTCCTGACGGCCATATTTTTCCAGCCAATGAATACTACAGTGGCGATGTCGTAGACAAAAGCCAACAGCTATTGGCAACAATGGCCGATGAAAAAGACCAGCGGCTTATTGATAAATGGCAGGTGCAAATTGATGAGATGCAACGCCGCCGCAATCATACTGCTTTAAAAGAGGTGCAATTCAGTTTGCGCCATAAAACCCTGGACCGACAATATTTACTGGATTTTTTAAAGGAACAACAAGGGTTTCAATTTTCATATAAAGTCGAAAAGTCGGTAGCCACTCGACTCCCTAACGGCTCAATAGAAGTCAATCAAGCGCGTGTGGTCGATACGAAAGATCCCAGCGGGCAATTTTCAGCGATTGCACGTTGGGGTGAAAAACCCAAAGGGTTTGAGCTGCAATTACTCAATTATTTAAACGGTAAACCGACTCGCGTTAAAGAAGAAGACCAGGCGTATTTTCGGGAGCGGATGAAACGCTTGGAGTCACAATTTAATTTATACCTGCAAACCCATGTCGATGCAGAACAGATTGAACAGGAGTATAACGATCAGGTTAACCGCTATATTACCCCTGAATTGTCTGGCGAGAACTTAAATCTATCGGACACGTCCGGTGCAGTAAACCTCCATGATTACCAAAACAAAGCCATTCGCCAATTAAGCGAACAAGGGGCCGGTTTTTTATGTTTCGGGACAGGGCTGGGTAAAACCTTTTCAGGTTTAGGCCTTGCGCAATATAACCTGGACATGGGCCGCGCCAAACGCACCTTGATTGTTACCCCTGATAGTGTGTTAGAAAACTGGGGCCGTAATGCACAACAGTTTTACGCTAAAGGCAAACCATTTTTATTAGTCGGTTATCACACCAAAAAAGACAACGATGATTTGGTCGTCACAGAAGTCGTTGTTGATGATCAAGGTAACCCTAAGCTAGACAATGACGGCAAACCTGTAAAACGCGAGGTGATGGTTAAAGATGATCCGAAGACCATTTTCCAAAAATGCTGGGAAATTCCCCATGGTAAATACAATTTAATTATTATGTCTCACCAGGTGTATGAACGCCTGCCATTAAAACCCGAAACTAAATTACGCTATCAGGAAAAATGGTATAAAAATAATTTAATCAGCAATACCGAGCTATCAAAAGCAACCGAAAGTTATAAAAAGGAAAAAGAAAGAGCCCGGATTCAAGGGGAATACGGCGATGAAGGTACCACTAAAAAAGACCAGCTGCCGTATTTTGAAGATTTAGGCGTTGATAGTGTCATTGTTGATGAGGCTCACCGTTTTAAAAACTCGCATAAATTAGGCAGTAAAGGCAATAACCTGGCGTATTTATCCAAAGTCAGCCCCTCGCAACGGGCAAAGGATATGTCTTTAAAAATGGACTATTTACGCGATAACAATAACGGACGCGGGCCGTATATGTTGACGGCTACGCCACTGACCAGTAGCCCAGTCGAAGCCTTTAATATGTTATCCCTAACGATGCCAATGGAAAAATTTCATCAGCTGGGTATTTATACCCCGGATGATTTTATTGATGTATTTGGCGAAATTGATACCGTCAGTAAACTGAAAATCACCGGCGATAGTGTCGCCAAAGAAGGCTTGGTCGGCTTTAGAAATTTGAGTGGTCTGCGCAGTTTATTTAAAGAACAGGCCATTATTAAAAATGCCGGTGATGTAGGATTGGAAATACCCCAGGCAGAAGAAGTCAAAGCCGATTGCCTGTTATCCCTCGAGCAGATGGATAAATATGAGCAATTGCGCGAAGAAGCCGAAAAAGGCAGTGATCGCCCGATATTTTCAGTGATGCGGGAAATGGAACGGGTTGCCACCGATATGGATTTATTTAAAGGTATTCTGACCAGTTACATTCCGCAAAAACATAAACAAGCGGTGATGGCCGTTTTGGCTGGGATGCCACAAACCAAAACCATAACAGTTATGGCCGAAGACGGTAAAGAAAAACACACCATCGAACTGAATGATGATTTTAAAGATTATACCGACCCCATGCAGGTCATTTTTCATCAGGCTTTTGAAAAAGAGTTCGAGCAAGGGTTAAAAAAACACGGTATTCCCATTACGGATGTGACTCACCCGCTCCCTCCTAAATACAGTCGCTTAATGGAGAATTTACGCACCGAATATGAAGGTGGCGGCAAGCAATTAATCTTTTCCTCAGAAAAATCCCAGCACCGTAAATTAACCCGATTAATTCAGCATCACCTACCCATGGATATCAAAAAAATCGGGATTATTAATGCGGATGAAGCCGCCGGCGCCAAAACCCAAAAACTGGCCCATGAATACAACGCAGGCAGTATTCAAATTATTATTGCCAATGAGCGCGCTGAAGAAGGGGTGGATTTACAGCATGGTACTTCCGCCATCCATAACCTGACGTTCCCCTGGACACCCGACAAATTAACCCAACGTAAAGGCCGTGGGGTTCGCCAGGGGAATACCCAAAGTCGGGTTAAAATTTATAATTATGTCGCGCAAAGTACTTTAGATGAATATCGCCTGCATTTAATTGGTCGCAAGGAAGGCTGGATTAATAAAATCCTGACTGACAATAACATTCACCAGGCCAAAAACGGCGATATGTTGGACCCTGAAGAATTAGCCATGCTATTGGCATCAGATCCTGAAGCCTATCAACAAAAAATCGCGGAAGCCAAAGCCAAACGTGCCAAACAAGAAGCCGCTAAAGTCCGTGCCGATATTGTTCGGGAATTAAAAAGTCTATTAAATGCCGAAGCCGCGTTAATTGAACATCAAACTGAAAATACTGCGCTGGCGAAAGAAAAGCTGCAAAGTCGATTGGATAAAAACAGTAGTTCTATTGCGGCTATCAAAATCCAACTCGTCCACGGCGATGATCCTGTATTACAAAAAGAGCTGGCTCGTTATCAGTCCCAACATGAAAAACTCAGCCAACAATTAGCCAGCTTTGATGAAGACCATGCCGCCAAAGGCGAACAGCTGGAACACAAGATTAAGCGGCACCGGGTGTACTTGCTAGATAAAGCTGAAGAAGGCAAATTATTTTTTGATCCCAGTGTCATAACCAACACCGATCAGGTGTACATTATCGATAGTGATTATGTCATTACGGTAGGCACTGTACTTGAAGTCTCAGACCGGATTTGGGGTGATAATGCCGCGTATAAAGTGGTCAGTATTGAAGCTAAGCATGGTTTCCTCAATACGATTAATGTTGAAGGTCAAACCAAGCAGTTCTGGTTACAAGAGCTGGGCCGAGATGATATAAAGCTATCCTCATTATCCGCAGCTGATTTTGATAAACAACAGTTATTATCAAAGCGTTTGACCTATGAAAATTTAGAATCTATAGAACCCTCCATTTATCACCAGCTGGTGGACCAAATTAACCTGGAAGATGATGGTTTTTTAATTCAAAGTAGCGGTGGCACATTGCAACTGATCAATGGCAGACAAGCCACCGCTAAACAAAAAAGTCAGGTGTTCTGGCCAGAATCGAAAAACCAAGCTCAGTGTAAGCGGGTAATGGAATTTTATGCTGCCTTTGTTCGTGACCATCAATTAGTCCCTGAAGACAGTGACCAGTTTGATGAGTTGGAAAGTGTCATGACCACTTGGTTTGGCCGATCTTATGAAAGGAAAGTGACTTATTATTTAGATGCAGCCACTCAAGCGGATGTCAATGCACAACTGGCTAATACCTGGCAAACATTGAGTCAGGAAAAAGGACTCGCCACCAGTGATCACCGCCACAACCTCGACCAGTTTCGCAGTCAAATGAATGCACTGAATAGTGCATTACGGGAAGCAGTCAAAACGCTCGGCACCAATTTTTATGAAATAGAACGGTGGGTAAATAATTTTATTGCAGCCCAAGAAAATCAGCTGATCATGGCCGCCGGTCAACAGGCCACCCTGGAAGCAGAAGAAGCGGTAAAAAATCACGACGATTTTCGTGAAGTGCCAAAGCGCCTCGCTGATCAATTAGCCGAGGTTGGCATCACTGCACGCTTTAATACTACTGATATGACCACCGCCACCAAAAAAGCACGACGCCGGACTTGGGGTGGTGAATTTATTCCGGCTTTTGAGGCATTGTTTTTACATGATCGGTATGCCAAAAACGGCAAGCTCTATGCAAATAAAGATGAACTCAAAGCCCATTATGGGGCTTCCTTTACCATGGACAGCCCAGGGTTTGATGGCTCCTGGTGGTGGCTACGTTCACCGACAAATGAAGATTTACAACAGATAACTGAATTATTGGTGTAACAATGGCAATTAACGTATTCACTGAAACTGAATTACAACCTTTGCTGGAAGAAGCCACAGCGAACCAGACCAAAGCACAGTTTATTAGTCGCACGGTTAAAAACCTGATCAATACGTTACGGCGTAACGCATTACATTACCGGGCTTATGGTCCCTACTGGTGGTGGTTAAAACAACTCTTAATGGAGCAAGGCGATACGCGCACATTATTTTCAGTCGGTAATCTCGATGAAGAAATCCTGTGCCAACTGTCGTTCAGTGATCCCGCTTATGGCATTGTCGCGGCTTGGCAATACGCGGAATGGCAGTTTGAAATGGGAGCACAAGCGAATACCCAACATGTGCTGGATACCGAAGAGGGTGACTTATTGACCTATGAACTTTTTGATGAAGAGCTAGAAGTCAGGGCTGCTCTACGCCAGGCCCACTGAACCGCGACCTGTGAGGGACATATTATTGTTACACTGATTGCCGTGGAACATAAGAAATGTTCCACGTGTAACTTGTGTAGCAGTGCTACACAACACATATAACCCACCCATATACAACATTTTTTTATCTGCCGTACTTTGTATTAAATCATTATATACTCGCTGAAAAGGCGAGTTTATGGCAGTAAAGACCGAAAAACCCAAGCAGAAAAAAAGCCGTTGGAAACGCTTGTTTTCCGGCTTTAATGAAAACGAACCGGCTATTCATGACAGCCAGGTCAATGGGATTGCATCTGATATTTCCAGTGTTGAACGACTGTTGAATCAACCGCTCCAAACCGATGATGCCAGCCACTACGAACAATTAAAAATCCCCTTCCCTGCTGACAGAACCCAGCAATACAAAATCTATGATGATATGGCGGTGGATCCGTCTATTGATGCTGCTTTAAAAATGCACATTCAGCATGCCCTTTCTGCAACAACTGACACCAATGAGATCATTTTTATTGAGTCGAAAGATGGTCAACCAAACCAAGTGATTTCAGATTTGAATGATACCTTCCGGGATTTGTTTAATGCCCAGCTCCATAACTGGGCCTATGAAGCGGCGAAGTATGGCGTCTGTTATGTGCGCCCTTATGGAAAAGAAGGCAAAGGCATTCAACATATACGACATGACCGTTACACTCACCCGATCTCGATTAAAGAGTTTGAGCGAGCCGGGCTATTGTGTGGTTATCGTTCTAAACATCAACCCGCCGATCAAAAGCAACAACTGATTGAACCCTGGAAAATCATTGGCTTTAAAATCCCGCAATGGTCAAACCTCTGTTGTCACCAACAGCACCAAGCCTCAAGAGAGCAAGCCCATTTTAACCTGGCATCCGATGACTACGAAAATGACCCGGTTGTTGAAACGACACATTATGGGGAATCATTGTTAAGAGCAGCTTTTGATCCCTGGCAAAAACTTGAACAAGCATCAGCAGCTTTAAGTGTGGCTCGCTGGAATGCAGGAAAAAAAGATCGGTTTATTGGTGTCAATGTGGGGCAAGAATCCCCTCAAAAAGCTGCGGGTTATTTCAATACCATTGCCAAAATTCTGAAACAGAAAGCTGACCACTCATCTAATCAGGCGATGTCTCGCGGCTTCTTTAACACTATCAATAACCTGGTGTTTCCGGTGTGGTCGAGTGGGTCTGGCAAAGTGGATATTCAAACCGAAGTCAACGATGTAAATATCGCCTCCATCGAAGACGTGAATTTTATCGTCAACCGGCTTGCGTCAGCACTGAGCGTTGATAAATCATTATTGGGATTTACCGATGACTTGTCGGGTGGTCTCGGTGATGGTGGATTTTTTCGGATGGCCATCGCGGCAGCTATCAAAGCGAATCTGGTAAGGAATGCCATGCGTAACGGTATCGAGCGACTGTTCGAAATCCATGTGGCGTATAAATACAATAAAGTTTATACCCCCGATGACAAACCCTGGGTGATTAAATTCAACAGTATCAATACGGCACTTGAACAAGAGCAAGCTCAAGCGCAAGAAGTACGAGCCAACTTTGCGACATCTGTCGTTTCACTGATCCAACTGATTGACCCTGAGTTCCAGTTACTTGATAAAAAAGACTCTCTGAACTGGGTCATGACTGAACTGATGCAGTTCCAAGCAGACGACATCAGTCCTCTGTTTACTTCCAAAAAGCCCTCCCCTACTTCAACCCCATCAAGCAAACCTAACGAGTCTACT
This sequence is a window from Spartinivicinus ruber. Protein-coding genes within it:
- a CDS encoding defense against restriction DarA-related protein; amino-acid sequence: MMTNKLLIHLDYDPLASGFDCITLEEWFDQLTTPDSLDLLTEPLPLQVLDDAFYPEDEHTLILDMVSAKYQRLPRTLAALRRVIQSKLAKLDGNLVIGEAAISKPRKNKLFATVTAQFICSDGQTLSAQFHAPDKDPLVVNQSDTLIAYRWLLNKRDITHIVSAKQSGSTLTDISLDELALKLAQLISGNSAKFIERQQQLKQAQADMKAADDELTSLETQATELTTQIAEQQQKHQDLEEENQTLTEKRDELKRLLEEMLAEIEAAKVDADEKRQQEQQQPQTTTSETTAANDGDNTPTDEDDEEQRLVKILEDILAGKYDHLGSFGIFDTLEPPADRLIEMGLGEKYDELIGKVAEYYARKDAEEHPL
- a CDS encoding SNF2-related protein, which encodes MNTSDASFQNIHTAQSLSDLINAFWGYLTPVDPVEPEPTPDESTIETTDTLFGLQQGGKVYREKINARTREILERVKGNPNALTATDRAILRQYSGRGGLKNEASLFEYYTPTPVAEGIWDALAVNGFANGNVLEPSTGAGVFSATKPEGVIISGAEIDETAAQVNQLLHPTDSIKNQSFEELCANTPDNSFDSVVGNVPFGDGRQFALHDPAYRQVKSIEQYFVLRAIDKAKPGALVALVVPPRLIDNSRLHAFRAKVSKKAEFLGAHKLPAKTFSQQGTDTVTDLIVLKKHPSDLIEKIDTLSKAVLEEANVLWTPFIKGHYFKDEGKRFIHQRPDSTTKAAQQSLNNTAIKRALAHKFTSRIDWDLLETTKAVAPQFQNGDTRVINGLMHTLTDGEWIAAPKGQPNIIDKSTYGVGSIEALTALLESPTGLLQLSFEQAELAFTTWPELFKPHQRDVITHARQQPDTLREQVLRGGILGCQVIRLKSQLQQGETAEDLGVLQALIKAEFERYGPPSRSKKLIVKDSSAKAWGAFANAIDKDGTLSPLLQGQVTEQAQGYDPGHALSIVEYLLTVEKLPFVELADIQRLYNGSPPIENLGDITRFDALAISPDGHIFPANEYYSGDVVDKSQQLLATMADEKDQRLIDKWQVQIDEMQRRRNHTALKEVQFSLRHKTLDRQYLLDFLKEQQGFQFSYKVEKSVATRLPNGSIEVNQARVVDTKDPSGQFSAIARWGEKPKGFELQLLNYLNGKPTRVKEEDQAYFRERMKRLESQFNLYLQTHVDAEQIEQEYNDQVNRYITPELSGENLNLSDTSGAVNLHDYQNKAIRQLSEQGAGFLCFGTGLGKTFSGLGLAQYNLDMGRAKRTLIVTPDSVLENWGRNAQQFYAKGKPFLLVGYHTKKDNDDLVVTEVVVDDQGNPKLDNDGKPVKREVMVKDDPKTIFQKCWEIPHGKYNLIIMSHQVYERLPLKPETKLRYQEKWYKNNLISNTELSKATESYKKEKERARIQGEYGDEGTTKKDQLPYFEDLGVDSVIVDEAHRFKNSHKLGSKGNNLAYLSKVSPSQRAKDMSLKMDYLRDNNNGRGPYMLTATPLTSSPVEAFNMLSLTMPMEKFHQLGIYTPDDFIDVFGEIDTVSKLKITGDSVAKEGLVGFRNLSGLRSLFKEQAIIKNAGDVGLEIPQAEEVKADCLLSLEQMDKYEQLREEAEKGSDRPIFSVMREMERVATDMDLFKGILTSYIPQKHKQAVMAVLAGMPQTKTITVMAEDGKEKHTIELNDDFKDYTDPMQVIFHQAFEKEFEQGLKKHGIPITDVTHPLPPKYSRLMENLRTEYEGGGKQLIFSSEKSQHRKLTRLIQHHLPMDIKKIGIINADEAAGAKTQKLAHEYNAGSIQIIIANERAEEGVDLQHGTSAIHNLTFPWTPDKLTQRKGRGVRQGNTQSRVKIYNYVAQSTLDEYRLHLIGRKEGWINKILTDNNIHQAKNGDMLDPEELAMLLASDPEAYQQKIAEAKAKRAKQEAAKVRADIVRELKSLLNAEAALIEHQTENTALAKEKLQSRLDKNSSSIAAIKIQLVHGDDPVLQKELARYQSQHEKLSQQLASFDEDHAAKGEQLEHKIKRHRVYLLDKAEEGKLFFDPSVITNTDQVYIIDSDYVITVGTVLEVSDRIWGDNAAYKVVSIEAKHGFLNTINVEGQTKQFWLQELGRDDIKLSSLSAADFDKQQLLSKRLTYENLESIEPSIYHQLVDQINLEDDGFLIQSSGGTLQLINGRQATAKQKSQVFWPESKNQAQCKRVMEFYAAFVRDHQLVPEDSDQFDELESVMTTWFGRSYERKVTYYLDAATQADVNAQLANTWQTLSQEKGLATSDHRHNLDQFRSQMNALNSALREAVKTLGTNFYEIERWVNNFIAAQENQLIMAAGQQATLEAEEAVKNHDDFREVPKRLADQLAEVGITARFNTTDMTTATKKARRRTWGGEFIPAFEALFLHDRYAKNGKLYANKDELKAHYGASFTMDSPGFDGSWWWLRSPTNEDLQQITELLV